The following are encoded together in the Labeo rohita strain BAU-BD-2019 chromosome 17, IGBB_LRoh.1.0, whole genome shotgun sequence genome:
- the crip2 gene encoding cysteine-rich protein 2: MASKCPKCEKTVYFAEKVSSLGKDWHKFCLKCERCSKTLTAGGHAEHDGKPYCHKPCYAALFGPKGVNIGGAGSYVYEAPANSSPPASIVDSAPKPQEKRVPAPSRPPSKAGSVTTFSGEANLCPRCNKKVYFAEKVTSLGKDWHRPCLRCERCKKTLAAGSHAEHDGQPYCHKPCYAVLFGPKGVNTGGVGSYIYDKEPNTEAQP; encoded by the exons CTGAGAAAGTGTCATCACTGGGGAAGGACTGGCACAAGTTCTGTCTGAAGTGCGAGCGCTGCAGTAAGACCCTCACAGCGGGTGGCCATGCTGAG CATGATGGGAAACCATACTGCCACAAGCCATGCTATGCTGCCCTCTTTGGGCCAAAAG GTGTGAACATCGGGGGTGCAGGCTCATATGTGTATGAGGCTCCCGCCAACTCCTCCCCACCTGCATCCATCGTGGACTCTGCACCCAAACCACAGGAGAAACGGGTCCCAGCACCTTCAAGGCCGCCATCTAAAG CTGGAAGCGTCACCACCTTCTCTGGGGAAGCCAACCTGTGTCCCAGATGCAACAAGAAAGTCTATTTTG CTGAGAAGGTGACGTCATTGGGGAAGGACTGGCATCGCCCATGCCTGCGTTGTGAGAGGTGTAAGAAGACACTGGCAGCAGGCAGCCACGCAGAG cACGACGGTCAGCCCTACTGCCATAAACCATGTTATGCTGTCCTCTTCGGCCCTAAAG GTGTAAACACTGGCGGTGTTGGCAGCTACATCTATGACAAGGAGCCTAACACGGAGGCTCAGCCTTGA